From the Cohaesibacter sp. ES.047 genome, the window CGCCATAGCTGTGTGGGATCCGCGTACAGGCATTTACTGTCCATGCTTTCGCATAGGTCTGTTTGAGTAAAGAGTTATTGTGCGCTGGGAGGGGATGTATGCTCAACGATATTACAAGACGTTTGGCTATTTATTCTATATTTGTCGGAATGAGCCTTACTCTGATGGTCATGCCATCCGCAGCGCAGCTCTATCAGACCAGCGCCAAACACGCCACACTGATGGACTTCGACTCCGGCGCCACCCTCTTCTCCAAGGATGAAGACGAGCAGATGCCACCAGCATCTCTGGCCAAGTTGATGACCATCGAAGTCGTATTTCATGCTCTGAAGAACAACGAATTGAGTCTTGATGACGAATTCCTGATTTCCGAAAACGCCTGGCGCAAAGGCGGCGCCAATTCTGGCGGCTCGACGATGTTTGCCAAACTCGACTCTTCTGTTTCCCTCGATGATCTTCTTCATGGCATCATCGTACAGTCCGGCAACGATGCCTGCATCGCCGTAGCCGAAGGGATGGCAGGTAACGAGGCCACCTTCGCCCAGTTGATGAACCGGAGAGCGGAAGAAATCGGCCTCAAGCACTCACGCTTTGCCAATTCAACCGGCTTACCCGCGGAAGATCAATATGTCACGGCGCGCGATCTGGCCCATCTCGCCCGTCATCTGATCGAAGAATATCCCGATCTCTATCATTATTTCGCCATTCCCGAATTTACCTGGAACAATATCACCCAACGCAACCGCAATCCGATCCTTGGCGCAACAGAAGGCGCTGACGGCCTGAAAACGGGACATACCCAAGCGGCCGGATATGGTGTTGTCGCCTCAGCGGCTCGTAACAACCAGCGCCTGATTGCCGTTCTGGGTGGCATGAAATCCAAGAAGGAACGGCGCGAAGAAGCCCGAAAGATCATCGACTGGGGCTTCAGGGCGTTCGTCTCGAAGCGCATCTATGACGCCGACGAGGAAATCGCCTTTGCCAGCGTGCATGGCGGCAACAAATCCGAGGTCGTTCTCGTCAGCGAACGGCCGGTCAATCTGTTCATGGCGCGCGCCAATCAAGGACGCCTGAAAGCCCGCGTCTACTACAATGGTCCGCTCGAAGCCCCCATTGATGAAGGGCAGGAAGTGGCAACGCTCAAGGTCTGGGCGGATGATAAGCTCATCCTCGAAACGTCTCTCATCACCGGAGAATCCATCGGTATGGGCAGCATGACCCAGCGTGCGATCGATGGCGTCGAAGAGCTTCTGCTCGGCTGGCTCTAGCTGTCAGCTGACCACCCAACTGGGCAGCCAACCTGCATGCGAAGACCATAATTTCAGGGACAGACGCACTTTTCGCTCCCCCAAGAGGGTGCAACGGCGCGTCATTTGAATAATATTGTCCCCCAACTAGGGTCCGCATGGAATGAGTCGCGAATGCAACGAGGAAAATTCATAACCTTTGAAGGTGGGGAAGGGGTCGGCAAAACGACCCAGATACGCCTGCTTTCCGAGTATT encodes:
- a CDS encoding D-alanyl-D-alanine carboxypeptidase family protein produces the protein MSLTLMVMPSAAQLYQTSAKHATLMDFDSGATLFSKDEDEQMPPASLAKLMTIEVVFHALKNNELSLDDEFLISENAWRKGGANSGGSTMFAKLDSSVSLDDLLHGIIVQSGNDACIAVAEGMAGNEATFAQLMNRRAEEIGLKHSRFANSTGLPAEDQYVTARDLAHLARHLIEEYPDLYHYFAIPEFTWNNITQRNRNPILGATEGADGLKTGHTQAAGYGVVASAARNNQRLIAVLGGMKSKKERREEARKIIDWGFRAFVSKRIYDADEEIAFASVHGGNKSEVVLVSERPVNLFMARANQGRLKARVYYNGPLEAPIDEGQEVATLKVWADDKLILETSLITGESIGMGSMTQRAIDGVEELLLGWL